The proteins below are encoded in one region of Amycolatopsis acidiphila:
- a CDS encoding CBS domain-containing protein: MHAKQMAEEFPGVDIDSDALAATRLLAEHRLPGLVVTKGPGCPHAILPAASVVAFLVPRYIQDDPSLAGVLSESASDRIADKLAGRTVRELLPEHPPELPVVQGDDTVVEVAAMMARLHCPLVAVLESGELIGVITAPRLLEHALR; the protein is encoded by the coding sequence ATGCACGCGAAGCAGATGGCCGAGGAGTTCCCGGGCGTCGACATCGACTCGGACGCGCTGGCCGCCACCCGGCTGCTGGCGGAGCACCGGCTGCCGGGGCTGGTGGTGACCAAGGGGCCGGGCTGCCCGCACGCCATCCTGCCCGCGGCGTCGGTCGTGGCGTTCCTGGTCCCGCGCTACATCCAGGACGACCCGTCATTGGCCGGTGTGCTGTCGGAGTCGGCCTCGGACCGGATCGCGGACAAGCTCGCCGGCCGCACGGTCCGGGAGCTGCTGCCCGAGCACCCGCCGGAGCTGCCGGTGGTCCAGGGCGACGACACTGTCGTCGAAGTCGCGGCGATGATGGCCCGGTTGCACTGCCCGCTGGTCGCCGTCCTCGAGTCCGGCGAGCTCATCGGGGTGATCACCGCGCCCCGGCTGCTGGAGCACGCCCTGCGCTGA
- a CDS encoding chloride channel protein, which translates to MSLRMSGERGRVPVPARQPAGVWLRESSTGLAVLAVAIGAGAGLGAVAFRWLITTFTHLFSGHADYSGAGGQAHPWFPALGPWFLLIVPVLAGLIYGPLVHKFAPEARGHGVPEVMYAVAERGGRIPAQVTVVKALASALTIGSGGSVGREGPIVQIGSALGSTFGRWFTLPEGRLRVLVACGAAGGIAATFNAPMAGPFFAMELILRNFAVESFGAVVLSSVTASVVGRAVFGDVAFLTLPPFTLRNPVEYLLFIVLGVVVGACGVLFTKVLYWIEDACDWLWRGPEWLRPAVGGIILGGLLLLLPEMYGVGYPVLQNAVQGKYVFGFLLLLLIGKIVATSLTIGIGGSGGVFAPSLFIGAMGGTAFGIAVHTWLPDLTASPGVYGLIGMGAAFAGAARAPITAVIILFELTGQYTIILPLMTAIVIATLTSKTLLGEDTIYTLKLRRRGVNIDKHPETRRLARTTVAQVLEPLPDALTEDTALRPAARALALSGHGILPVIGSDGQYRGCITARAVAEALTDERDETVGNLAELPPLVTEESNLTDALDALTQATGTGLPVLDQKTGNLTGWITHQAILAALHPATKPS; encoded by the coding sequence ATGTCGCTGAGGATGAGTGGGGAACGAGGACGGGTGCCGGTGCCGGCACGCCAGCCGGCCGGGGTGTGGCTGCGCGAGAGCTCGACGGGCCTGGCGGTGCTGGCCGTCGCGATCGGCGCCGGCGCGGGACTGGGCGCGGTGGCGTTCCGCTGGCTGATCACCACGTTCACCCACCTGTTCTCCGGCCACGCCGACTACTCCGGCGCCGGCGGCCAGGCCCACCCGTGGTTCCCCGCACTGGGCCCCTGGTTCCTGCTGATCGTGCCGGTCCTGGCCGGGCTGATCTACGGACCGCTGGTCCACAAGTTCGCCCCCGAGGCGCGCGGGCACGGCGTGCCCGAGGTGATGTACGCGGTCGCCGAACGCGGCGGGCGCATCCCCGCGCAGGTCACCGTGGTCAAGGCGCTCGCCTCCGCCCTGACGATCGGCTCGGGCGGCTCGGTCGGCCGCGAGGGCCCCATCGTCCAGATCGGCTCCGCACTGGGCTCGACCTTCGGCCGCTGGTTCACACTGCCCGAAGGCCGGCTGCGGGTCCTCGTCGCCTGCGGAGCCGCCGGCGGTATCGCGGCCACCTTCAACGCACCCATGGCAGGCCCGTTCTTCGCGATGGAACTCATCCTGCGCAACTTCGCGGTCGAATCCTTCGGCGCCGTGGTGCTCTCCAGCGTCACCGCGAGCGTCGTCGGCCGGGCGGTCTTCGGCGACGTCGCCTTCCTCACCCTGCCCCCCTTCACCCTGCGCAACCCGGTCGAGTACCTGCTGTTCATCGTGCTCGGCGTCGTCGTCGGCGCCTGCGGCGTGCTGTTCACCAAGGTCCTGTACTGGATCGAGGACGCCTGCGACTGGCTCTGGCGCGGACCGGAATGGCTGCGCCCCGCGGTCGGCGGCATCATCCTGGGCGGGCTGCTCCTGCTGCTGCCCGAAATGTACGGCGTGGGCTACCCGGTGCTGCAGAACGCCGTGCAGGGCAAGTACGTCTTCGGGTTCCTGCTCCTCCTGCTCATCGGGAAGATAGTCGCGACCAGCCTCACCATCGGCATCGGCGGCTCCGGTGGAGTATTCGCGCCCTCGCTGTTCATCGGCGCGATGGGCGGCACCGCGTTCGGCATCGCCGTGCACACCTGGCTACCCGACCTGACCGCCTCCCCCGGCGTCTACGGGCTCATCGGCATGGGCGCCGCATTCGCCGGCGCCGCCCGGGCGCCGATCACCGCCGTCATCATCCTGTTCGAGCTCACCGGCCAGTACACCATCATCCTGCCGCTGATGACCGCGATCGTCATCGCCACCCTCACCAGCAAGACCCTGCTCGGCGAGGACACCATCTACACCCTCAAACTACGACGCCGCGGCGTGAACATCGACAAACACCCCGAAACCCGCCGCCTCGCCCGCACCACCGTCGCCCAGGTGCTCGAACCACTGCCCGACGCGCTGACCGAGGACACCGCACTACGCCCCGCCGCCCGCGCACTCGCCCTCTCCGGACACGGCATCCTGCCCGTGATCGGCTCCGACGGGCAATACCGCGGCTGCATCACCGCACGCGCCGTCGCCGAAGCACTCACCGACGAACGCGACGAAACCGTCGGCAACCTCGCCGAACTACCACCACTGGTCACCGAAGAGTCCAACCTCACCGACGCCCTCGACGCCCTCACCCAAGCCACCGGAACCGGCCTACCCGTACTCGACCAGAAAACAGGCAACCTCACCGGCTGGATCACCCACCAAGCCATCCTCGCGGCCCTGCACCCGGCGACGAAGCCGTCGTGA
- a CDS encoding MarR family winged helix-turn-helix transcriptional regulator produces the protein MSTRRTAASSAADDVDAVTDAVLTASRLLVAVSARSIAAVDESITIPQFRLLVVLGSRGPVKLTALAEFLAVNPSTATRMVDRLVAAELVSREANPASRRELVVSLTGTGAAVVREVTQRRRKEISRIVGRMAPTTRRGMVRALAAFTDAGDEPGIADQGDLWL, from the coding sequence ATGTCCACCCGCCGTACCGCCGCATCGTCGGCCGCCGACGATGTCGACGCGGTCACCGATGCCGTCCTCACCGCGTCCCGGCTTCTGGTCGCCGTCTCCGCCCGCTCGATCGCCGCGGTCGACGAGTCCATCACGATCCCGCAGTTCAGGCTGCTGGTCGTGCTGGGCAGCCGGGGGCCGGTCAAGCTCACCGCGCTGGCCGAGTTCCTCGCCGTGAACCCGTCCACCGCGACCCGGATGGTCGACCGGCTCGTCGCCGCCGAGCTGGTCAGCCGCGAGGCCAACCCCGCGTCCCGCCGCGAACTGGTCGTCTCGCTCACCGGGACCGGTGCGGCGGTGGTCCGCGAGGTCACCCAGCGGCGGCGCAAGGAGATCTCCCGGATCGTCGGCCGGATGGCGCCGACCACGCGGCGTGGCATGGTCCGGGCACTGGCGGCGTTCACCGACGCCGGCGACGAGCCCGGGATCGCCGACCAGGGCGACCTCTGGCTCTGA
- a CDS encoding IniB N-terminal domain-containing protein, with protein sequence MSAVQTLHGFVLNLLNDQQALADFDHDPQGVLNAAGLADVTPADVHDLVPLVTEAAPVSMAGGTDSFAANGDLATTLDDSVARGSAVSSPLVSDVSHVVAGGLSGLPNLSGVFGATSDLAGATGLNTVTDEALHTASGVVHEVAAAVDTVPVVGPLADAEDIDLQNTAAAVGDHVFDGQLVGAVVDATTNHLGDALLAQTAVGTVSALPGVGGPLGDLAGQVRFDGGAALGIGNEALGSTPVGTHSGEALADQFLGGDFGPGGDMSDTLDHASSAVPAVPGVPALPAVPGVPAVPALPAVSALPAVPHLPALPAVPAIPASGDVVSSVTDTAGHGGAHLPVVDHTLGSLGDSGVTDLHQDVASVHSHVYSIVSPQADDLDLHGTDNPLDHFGLGL encoded by the coding sequence ATGAGCGCGGTGCAGACACTGCACGGATTCGTACTGAACCTCCTGAACGATCAACAGGCTCTGGCGGACTTCGACCACGACCCGCAGGGTGTCCTGAACGCCGCCGGGCTGGCTGACGTCACCCCGGCGGACGTGCACGACCTGGTTCCGCTGGTCACGGAGGCCGCGCCGGTCTCCATGGCCGGCGGGACGGACTCCTTCGCCGCCAACGGCGACCTCGCGACCACGTTGGACGACTCCGTGGCCAGGGGCAGCGCGGTCTCTTCCCCGCTGGTCAGCGACGTCTCTCACGTCGTCGCCGGCGGGCTGAGCGGGCTGCCCAACCTGAGCGGCGTGTTCGGCGCCACCAGCGACCTGGCCGGTGCGACCGGCCTGAACACCGTCACGGACGAAGCACTCCACACCGCCTCCGGCGTCGTGCACGAGGTCGCCGCCGCGGTCGACACCGTGCCGGTGGTCGGGCCACTGGCCGACGCGGAAGACATCGACCTGCAGAACACCGCTGCCGCCGTCGGCGACCACGTCTTCGACGGCCAGCTCGTCGGGGCCGTCGTCGACGCCACCACGAACCACCTCGGCGACGCCCTGCTGGCGCAGACCGCTGTCGGCACCGTGAGCGCGCTGCCGGGTGTCGGCGGCCCGCTCGGTGACCTGGCCGGCCAGGTGCGGTTCGACGGCGGTGCAGCGCTGGGTATCGGCAACGAAGCCCTCGGGTCCACCCCGGTGGGCACGCACAGCGGCGAGGCGCTGGCAGACCAGTTCCTCGGCGGGGACTTCGGCCCGGGCGGCGACATGTCGGACACGCTGGACCACGCCTCGTCCGCCGTCCCGGCGGTGCCCGGGGTTCCGGCCCTCCCTGCGGTGCCCGGGGTTCCGGCCGTGCCCGCCCTGCCGGCCGTGTCCGCCCTGCCGGCGGTGCCGCACCTTCCGGCCCTCCCGGCCGTGCCCGCGATCCCGGCCTCGGGCGATGTCGTCAGCTCGGTGACCGACACCGCCGGCCATGGCGGCGCGCACCTGCCCGTCGTGGACCACACCCTGGGCTCGCTCGGCGACTCCGGCGTCACGGACCTGCACCAGGACGTGGCCAGTGTGCACAGTCACGTCTACAGCATCGTCAGCCCCCAGGCCGACGATCTGGACCTGCACGGCACGGACAACCCGCTCGACCACTTCGGCCTCGGCCTCTGA
- a CDS encoding TetR/AcrR family transcriptional regulator has translation MRNTDATTRERLLTVAERLLLEPGYDAVSVRAINSAAAMNPAAVHYHFGSKDALVAALLEARLAPVWQRRLDEVAERRRGGWVPTVAELVDLVVTPLAELAADPVGQLRLRLLARFVLGRREPAWTSRWFGLGPWIELLRDARPELSKTGAAHRWLLAFGLVLQFFSDAMPGEVPVDTLRTFVAAGLAGS, from the coding sequence GTGCGAAACACCGACGCCACCACCCGGGAGCGCCTGCTGACCGTGGCCGAGCGGCTGTTGCTGGAACCCGGCTACGACGCGGTGTCCGTGCGGGCGATCAACAGCGCGGCGGCCATGAACCCGGCGGCCGTGCACTACCACTTCGGTTCCAAGGACGCACTGGTCGCCGCACTGCTGGAGGCCCGGCTCGCGCCCGTGTGGCAGCGGCGGCTGGACGAGGTCGCCGAGCGGCGGCGGGGTGGCTGGGTGCCCACGGTGGCGGAACTGGTCGATCTCGTGGTGACGCCGCTCGCCGAGCTGGCCGCGGACCCGGTCGGGCAGCTGCGGCTGCGGCTGCTGGCCAGGTTCGTGCTCGGACGGCGGGAACCGGCGTGGACGTCGCGGTGGTTCGGGCTGGGGCCGTGGATCGAGCTGCTGCGGGACGCGCGGCCGGAGCTCTCGAAGACGGGCGCGGCGCACCGGTGGCTGCTCGCCTTCGGACTGGTGCTCCAGTTCTTCTCCGACGCGATGCCGGGCGAGGTGCCTGTCGACACCCTGCGCACGTTCGTCGCCGCGGGGTTGGCGGGGTCATGA